A stretch of the Papaver somniferum cultivar HN1 chromosome 6, ASM357369v1, whole genome shotgun sequence genome encodes the following:
- the LOC113290633 gene encoding uncharacterized protein LOC113290633 — MCSVCQIEEETLEHVLWSCSFAKKAWRWISGIFNMMPHYNILAYNKAAKGRSRMFKDLWLVANLVVRSKLWFTRNKKVYEKKSPCWSVFQKRVFHLMHEYSVRMKGFMHNTVADLRVMNYFWVNFRRVKQYDPIQCCWFPPNQWEMLLCCDKASKNNPGVAGAEVVARDTSCGVVGAMEIGMGITSKFLAEVYGIVVGLEWAVQWGFRKILIRSDSSSVINILEKNTFLWFVQQRWEDVCARYDSIRFVHSFREAIFAADKMARRGCNSGNGAGMHYVDRPDFLRSIELPNVAYFRFK; from the coding sequence ATGTGTAGTGTTTGTCAGATTGAGGAAGAGACCCTTGAACATGTTCTATGGAGTTGCAGCTTTGCGAAGAAAGCTTGGAGATGGATTTCAGGTATTTTTAATATGATGCCTCACTATAATATACTTGCTTATAACAAAGCAGCAAAGGGTAGGAGTAGAATGTTCAAAGATTTGTGGCTGGTAGCAAATTTAGTGGTTCGTTCAAAGTTGTGGTTTACACGAAACAAGAAAGTGTATGAGAAGAAGAGTCCTTGTTGGTCCGtgtttcaaaaacgtgtttttcaCCTAATGCATGAATACTCTGTTCGCATGAAAGGGTTCATGCACAACACAGTTGCTGACTTACGTGTAATGAACTACTTCTGGGTTAACTTCAGAAGGGTTAAGCAGTATGATCCAATTCAGTGTTGTTGGTTTCCTCCAAATCAATGGGAGATGTTATTATGCTGTGACAAGGCCTCTAAGAATAATCCAGGCGTGGCTGGTGCTGAAGTTGTAGCAAGAGACACTAGTTGTGGTGTTGTAGGAGCTATGGAAATTGGGATGGGCATTACGTCCAAGTTTTTGGCTGAGGTTTATGGTATTGTAGTTGGGCTTGAGTGGGCGGTTCAATGGGGCTTTCGTAAGATTCTCATTAGATCGGATTCGTCAAGTGTGATCAACATTTTAGAGAAAAACACTTTtttgtggtttgttcaacaaaGGTGGGAGGATGTTTGTGCTAGATATGACTCTATTAGATTTGTGCATTCGTTTCGTGAAGCAATTTTTGCTGCTGATAAAATGGCTAGAAGAGGTTGTAATTCAGGAAATGGTGCGGGCATGCATTATGTAGACCGACCAGATTTTTTACGCTCTATTGAGTTACCAAATGTTGCTTATTTTCGTTTTAAGTAG